A DNA window from Bos javanicus breed banteng chromosome 10, ARS-OSU_banteng_1.0, whole genome shotgun sequence contains the following coding sequences:
- the LOC133255853 gene encoding olfactory receptor 6E1-like, with protein MLHTADWAFPAEARGATGNHTTVTEFILLGLSEACELQMLLFLGLLLTYLLTLLGNLLIVVLTLMDRRLHTPMYYFLRNFAVLEIWFTSVIFPKMLTNILTGNRTISLEGCFLQSFLYFFLGTTEFFLLAVMSFDRYVAICNPLRYVTIMSKRVCVQLVLSSWITGFFIIIIPTFLTFQQPFCGPNIIDHFFCDSFPLLELVCADTSLMEILSFILANVSLLGTLSVTATCYGHILHTILRLPAAKERWKAFSTCSSHITVVSLVYGSCIFMYVRSGKGGQGEDRNKVVALLNTVVTPVLNPFIYTLRNKQVKQVFREQLNKLF; from the coding sequence ATGCTGCACACCGCTGATTGGGCATTCCCAGCAGAGGCCAGAGGAGCCACGGGGAACCACACCACTGTCACCGAGTTCATCCTGCTGGGGCTCTCAGAGGCCTGTGAGCTGCAGATGCTCCTCTTCCTGGGGCTCCTCCTGACCTACCTGCTCACTCTACTGGGGAACCTCCTTATCGTGGTCCTCACCCTCATGGACAGgcgcctccacacccccatgtactactTCCTCCGCAACTTTGCCGTCCTAGAGATCTGGTTCACCTCGGTCATCTTCCCCAAGATGCTGACCAACATCCTGACTGGAAACAGGACCATCTCCCTGGAAGGCTGTTTCCTACaaagttttctctatttcttcctgggcACCACAGAGTTCTTCCTACTGGCAGTGATGTCCTTTGACAGGTATGTGGCCATATGTAACCCCTTGCGTTATGTCACCATCATGAGCAAAAGGGTCTGTGTCCAGTTAGTTCTTTCTTCATGGATCACAGGattctttatcatcatcattcCAACTTTCCTCACATTTCAGCAGCCATTCTGTGGTCCCAATATCATTGATCATTTCTTCTGTGACAGCTTTCCACTCCTGGAACTCGTATGTGCAGACACAAGTCTGATGGAAATTCTAAGTTTCATCCTGGCCAACGTCAGCCTCCTGGGCACTCTGTCTGTGACGGCTACCTGCTATGGCCACATCCTCCACACCATCCTGCGCCTCCCCGCAGCCAAGGAGAGGTGGAAAGCCTTCTCAACCTGTTCCTCCCACATCACTGTTGTCTCTCTCGTCTATGGCAGCTGCATCTTCATGTATGTCCGGTCGGGCAAGGGTGGCCAGGGGGAGGACAGGAACAAGGTGGTGGCCTTGCTCAACACCGTGGTGACCCCAGTGCTCAATCCCTTCATCTACACCCTCAGGAACAAACAGGTGAAGCAGGTGTTTAGGGAGCAGCTGAACAAGCTCTTCTAA
- the LOC133255295 gene encoding olfactory receptor 6E1-like yields MLHTADWAFPAEARGAMGNHTTVTEFILLGLSEACELQMLLFLGLLLTYLLTLLGNLLIVVLTLMDRRLHSPMYYFLRNFAVLEIWFTSVIFPKMLTNILTGNRTISLEGCFLQCFLYFFLGTTEFFLLAVMSFDRYVAICNPLRYVTIMSKRVCVQLVLSSWITGFLLNIIPGFLTFQQPFCGPNIIDHFFCDNFPLLELICADTSLMEILSFILANVSLLGTLSVTATCYGHILHTILHIPSAKERQKAFSTCSSHITVVSLFYGSCIFMYVRSGKGGQGEDRNKVVALLNTVVTPVLNPFIYTLRNKQVKQVFREQVNKLF; encoded by the coding sequence ATGCTGCACACTGCTGATTGGGCATTCCCAGCAGAGGCCAGAGGAGCCATGGGGAACCACACCACTGTGACCGAGTTCATCCTGCTGGGGCTCTCAGAGGCCTGTGAGCTGCAGATGCTCCTCTTCCTGGGGCTCCTCCTGACCTACCTGCTCACTCTACTGGGGAACCTCCTCATCGTGGTCCTCACCCTCATGGACAGGCGCCTCCACTCCCCCATGTACTACTTCCTCCGCAACTTTGCCGTCCTAGAGATCTGGTTCACCTCGGTCATCTTCCCCAAGATGCTGACCAACATCCTGACTGGAAACAGGACCATCTCCCTGGAAGGCTGTTTCCTAcagtgttttctctatttcttcctgggcACCACAGAGTTCTTCCTACTGGCAGTGATGTCCTTTGACAGGTATGTGGCCATATGTAACCCCTTGCGTTATGTCACCATCATGAGCAAAAGGGTCTGTGTCCAGCTAGTTCTTTCTTCATGGATCACAGGGTTCCTTCTCAACATCATTCCAGGTTTCCTCACATTTCAGCAGCCCTTCTGTGGTCCCAATATCATTGATCATTTCTTCTGTGACAACTTTCCACTCCTGGAACTCATATGTGCAGACACAAGTCTGATGGAAATTCTAAGTTTCATCCTGGCCAACGTCAGCCTCCTGGGCACTCTGTCTGTGACGGCTACCTGCTATGGCCACATCCTCCACACCATCCTGCACATCCCCTCAGCCAAGGAGAGGCAGAAAGCCTTCTCAACCTGTTCCTCCCACATCACTGTTGTCTCTCTCTTCTATGGCAGCTGCATCTTCATGTATGTCCGGTCGGGCAAGGGCGGCCAGGGGGAGGACAGGAACAAGGTGGTGGCCTTGCTCAACACCGTGGTGACCCCAGTGCTCAATCCCTTCATCTACACCCTCAGAAACAAACAGGTGAAGCAGGTGTTTAGGGAGCAGGTGAACAAGCTCTTCTAA